One genomic segment of Terriglobia bacterium includes these proteins:
- a CDS encoding (2Fe-2S)-binding protein, translating into MKKQITLELNNETRTLEVQPNDILLDVLRENLGVKSPKIGCERGDCGACTILLDGKTVRSCLILAIEADGHEIVTVEGLSKGSLTPVQQVMLEHNSFQCGFCAPGVVLAATELLGENPHPTERDIKEALSGNLCRCTGYQSIIEAIVDVQKKAPKSL; encoded by the coding sequence ATGAAAAAACAAATCACATTGGAGCTCAACAATGAGACGCGCACCCTGGAGGTGCAGCCCAACGATATCCTGCTCGATGTTCTTCGCGAAAATCTCGGCGTGAAAAGTCCGAAAATCGGTTGCGAGCGGGGAGACTGCGGCGCCTGCACGATTCTTTTGGACGGCAAGACTGTCCGAAGCTGTCTTATCCTGGCGATCGAGGCAGACGGCCATGAAATTGTGACCGTCGAGGGCTTAAGCAAAGGGTCACTGACGCCGGTCCAACAGGTCATGCTCGAGCACAATTCGTTTCAATGCGGATTCTGTGCTCCCGGTGTGGTGCTGGCTGCCACCGAACTTCTTGGAGAAAATCCCCATCCGACGGAACGGGATATCAAAGAAGCTCTTTCCGGTAATCTCTGCCGTTGCACAGGTTACCAGTCAATCATTGAAGCAATTGTTGATGTCCAAAAGAAAGCGCCGAAAAGCCTATGA
- a CDS encoding TonB-dependent receptor, producing MARADREAIHGRIRDLQCQPLKDVAITSATLRLKTFSDDRGEFTIHPASPDGQIRFDFELPGYYPESLILEFRNQDAEVEVTLTPVRIVRQEVTVVASRLDIPLSTTPAATSLVGPDTLDAMSRSVAVDEALRGIPGVKVDNQANGERVHMSIRGQGILTERGIRGIQVLLDGLPLNDPTGFVPDLFDVDWAGVQQMEIVRGPLAFLYGGGSAGGVIDIQTRDAGNTFHGALSTSGGSNGFYKGRGELSGPFSHGSFFLAGSRDAGDGYRDHTAFWSDNIYGKLSFDVTSRLRLNALVMGTGFFNQNAEGLNLAWLQQDRRMANPDALTYNEYQKTIRGTGGLSGQWTISEGQRLSFTFYSRRTQYDEPVPSSVAHRTLFSPGGSSQYDLEQGSGWVKNHLSLGFDLDGQFIDEFRHPNLGNAVEGTSLLSNQSITQNRVAGYVVDRLGLGTKWALLLSMRFDHIGNSLTDYLKFNGLDLSGDRIFNRRTGRVGVNWNPKEQIGLYASWGQGFLPPATEELYANPAALGGFNQSLIPATSSGAEVGIRGHVKNRFYFDSTVFRLDTKNDFERYRVSSRPLETFYRNAGQSRRYGLETSVRWLPTSRVTFNSSYTYSHFLYTQYNSITYPGNLIGNLLPNSPVHQFFAEASFDFPQKLTLNVSTQAFSRAYIDATNRTWIDGYGLLDARLSRTWQRRKIYATAFVYGKNLTGTRYIAFTEPDPDGNSYQPGPEREVFAGLQIRF from the coding sequence ATGGCACGTGCAGACCGCGAGGCGATCCATGGTCGAATCAGGGACCTGCAGTGCCAGCCGTTGAAAGACGTGGCGATCACCTCAGCGACCCTCAGACTGAAAACCTTCAGCGATGACCGGGGGGAATTCACAATCCATCCCGCCTCCCCCGACGGGCAGATCCGTTTCGATTTCGAGCTACCCGGCTATTATCCTGAGAGCTTAATTCTTGAATTTAGAAACCAAGATGCTGAAGTCGAGGTGACGCTCACACCGGTAAGAATCGTCAGACAAGAGGTCACGGTCGTGGCTTCCAGGCTGGATATTCCCTTAAGCACGACCCCGGCTGCAACCTCGCTGGTGGGGCCGGACACCCTCGATGCCATGTCACGCTCTGTCGCTGTGGATGAAGCGCTTCGTGGCATTCCCGGCGTTAAGGTCGATAACCAGGCCAATGGCGAGCGTGTGCATATGTCGATTCGAGGGCAGGGCATACTGACGGAGCGGGGAATTCGCGGCATCCAGGTGTTGCTTGATGGCCTTCCCTTGAATGACCCGACCGGCTTTGTTCCTGACTTGTTTGACGTCGATTGGGCCGGTGTCCAACAAATGGAAATCGTGCGTGGGCCGCTCGCTTTTCTTTATGGAGGAGGATCGGCCGGCGGCGTCATTGATATTCAAACTCGCGACGCTGGGAACACCTTTCACGGTGCACTTTCGACCTCCGGGGGCTCTAACGGTTTTTATAAGGGGCGCGGCGAGTTGTCGGGTCCCTTCTCGCACGGTTCTTTCTTCCTGGCGGGATCAAGAGATGCCGGCGACGGCTATCGGGATCACACCGCCTTCTGGTCGGACAACATCTATGGAAAACTCAGCTTTGATGTCACGTCCCGTCTTCGGCTGAATGCGCTTGTGATGGGTACCGGTTTCTTCAACCAGAATGCCGAAGGATTGAACCTCGCCTGGTTGCAACAAGATCGACGAATGGCCAATCCGGATGCCCTTACCTACAATGAATATCAGAAGACGATTCGCGGGACTGGCGGTTTGAGCGGGCAGTGGACGATCTCCGAAGGACAACGACTCTCCTTCACTTTTTACTCACGACGAACTCAGTACGACGAACCGGTTCCTTCCTCGGTCGCTCACCGCACATTGTTTTCCCCGGGTGGATCGAGCCAGTATGACCTGGAACAGGGGAGCGGTTGGGTCAAGAATCACCTCAGTCTGGGCTTTGACCTGGACGGTCAATTCATTGACGAATTTCGCCATCCAAATCTGGGAAACGCAGTTGAGGGCACAAGTCTGCTTTCCAACCAATCGATCACCCAGAACCGTGTGGCGGGATATGTGGTGGACCGGTTGGGACTGGGGACAAAATGGGCGCTGTTGCTTAGCATGCGCTTCGACCACATCGGTAATTCGCTCACGGACTACCTGAAATTTAACGGCCTCGACCTTTCAGGGGACAGGATCTTTAACCGCCGAACAGGCAGGGTGGGGGTCAATTGGAACCCTAAAGAGCAGATCGGCCTTTATGCCTCGTGGGGTCAGGGATTCTTGCCGCCGGCCACCGAAGAGCTCTACGCCAACCCGGCCGCCCTGGGTGGGTTCAACCAGTCCCTCATTCCTGCGACTTCTTCGGGTGCAGAAGTAGGGATCAGGGGCCACGTCAAGAACCGGTTTTACTTTGACTCCACCGTGTTTCGTCTCGATACGAAGAATGACTTCGAGCGGTACCGCGTGTCTTCACGGCCGCTTGAAACCTTCTATCGCAATGCCGGCCAAAGCCGCCGCTACGGACTGGAGACTTCGGTCCGATGGTTGCCGACCAGTCGCGTGACCTTCAATAGCTCGTACACCTATTCGCATTTCCTCTACACGCAGTATAACAGCATCACCTATCCCGGGAACTTGATTGGAAACCTGCTCCCCAATTCTCCAGTGCATCAATTCTTTGCAGAGGCCTCTTTTGATTTTCCACAAAAGCTGACTTTGAACGTCAGCACTCAAGCCTTCTCCCGGGCCTACATTGACGCGACCAATCGAACCTGGATCGACGGCTATGGTCTGCTGGACGCTCGCCTCAGCAGGACCTGGCAGCGGCGGAAGATCTATGCCACCGCCTTCGTTTACGGAAAGAATCTCACCGGCACCCGTTACATCGCCTTCACCGAGCCCGATCCCGACGGAAATTCCTACCAGCCCGGACCGGAGCGGGAGGTCTTTGCGGGGCTGCAGATCCGCTTCTAA
- a CDS encoding xanthine dehydrogenase family protein molybdopterin-binding subunit: MTQLKYVGESTERIDGLDKITGAARFVDDLEFGPNLLHAEIVESPYAHALIKRIETSEAEKVPGVVRIVTGKDFPYRFGLYMQDRYIFPTDRVRFVGEQVAAVIARDAQTAKRAAKLVKVVYKELEPVLDLEKALKPEAVLVHKDLGSYPRCPWFFPEAGTNIAHRRKTRKGDLEKGFQEAEVTFEDTYTVPRYAHCAIEPHAIVGLYDLSGRMTLWSASQSPYTQRHVFAQALAPLGISHKDIRVVTPYVGGGFGGKAGVSMEIMGVALAAMVKGNPVKLRWSRAQEFYNTYQRQGVIARIKMGVKKDGTMTAIEHTLHWDAGAYVEYGANVVNAVGLSATGPYRIPNVKIDSVCVYTNLPPGGPYRGFGYSEFHFGLESHITAIAKKIGMDPVEFRKRNAIREGDTLAYGAKMNPSGLAEAIDKVAREIGWGKKEVSKDPNKSIGKGFACFWKAPAMPPNAASAAFIKFNEDGSVNISVSGMEIGQGYLTVMAQIAAEVLTVPPSKIRVEPPDTDRNAYEWQTVGSHVTWGCGNAVKAAAIDMRVKMFEVVNRVHGFAKDDLYLEDEKVRCRTHPEFALSFKDFVISGIQTPKGNFIGGPILGSGIFMPEFTSALSDPETSQGGHPNVHYTVGAAAVTLEVDKETGKMKVLKATLAVDAGKAVNPDLVNSQIMGGMVQGIATVLYEDMRYDLKGKLLNANFTDYKIPTSMDIPQEVIPIIVEVPQPDGPYGARGVGEHTMIPAAAMVANAVEDAVGLRLKALPITAERLALALAGIPFEDVKGAYMGFCFAGKADAYKFLTGGKKQK; this comes from the coding sequence ATGACACAACTTAAATACGTCGGAGAGTCGACCGAGCGGATTGACGGACTCGACAAGATCACCGGGGCCGCGAGGTTTGTGGATGACCTGGAGTTCGGACCCAATCTTCTTCATGCGGAGATCGTCGAAAGCCCATACGCGCACGCGTTGATCAAGCGCATTGAGACCTCCGAGGCCGAAAAGGTACCCGGCGTAGTCCGTATCGTCACTGGGAAAGATTTTCCCTACCGGTTCGGTCTGTACATGCAGGACCGTTACATTTTCCCAACTGACCGCGTGCGATTCGTGGGGGAGCAGGTGGCGGCTGTCATTGCGCGCGATGCGCAGACCGCAAAACGCGCCGCCAAACTGGTGAAGGTGGTTTATAAGGAGCTCGAGCCGGTTCTCGATCTCGAGAAGGCACTGAAGCCAGAGGCCGTGCTGGTTCACAAGGATTTGGGCAGCTATCCTCGCTGTCCCTGGTTCTTTCCCGAAGCGGGGACTAATATCGCGCATCGTCGTAAAACCCGGAAGGGGGATCTCGAGAAGGGCTTTCAGGAGGCCGAGGTCACCTTCGAGGACACTTATACAGTTCCGCGCTACGCCCATTGCGCTATTGAGCCCCATGCGATTGTCGGTCTCTACGATTTGTCAGGACGGATGACCCTCTGGTCGGCCTCCCAATCTCCTTACACGCAGCGTCACGTGTTCGCGCAGGCCCTTGCTCCCCTGGGGATATCTCATAAGGATATCCGCGTCGTCACCCCCTACGTCGGGGGCGGCTTCGGAGGCAAAGCAGGGGTCTCGATGGAGATCATGGGCGTGGCGCTGGCTGCCATGGTGAAAGGAAACCCGGTAAAGCTTCGCTGGTCAAGGGCCCAGGAGTTCTACAACACTTACCAACGCCAGGGTGTCATCGCCCGGATCAAGATGGGCGTGAAGAAAGACGGCACCATGACCGCCATTGAGCATACCCTTCACTGGGACGCGGGGGCCTATGTCGAATATGGCGCCAATGTCGTGAATGCCGTAGGACTTTCGGCGACTGGTCCGTACCGCATCCCGAACGTCAAGATCGATTCCGTTTGTGTGTACACCAATTTGCCGCCGGGCGGCCCCTATCGCGGGTTTGGCTACTCGGAGTTCCATTTTGGGCTGGAATCCCATATCACTGCAATCGCAAAGAAGATCGGCATGGATCCGGTCGAATTTCGCAAACGAAATGCGATCCGCGAAGGAGACACCCTGGCTTACGGGGCGAAGATGAATCCCAGCGGACTCGCGGAGGCGATCGACAAGGTCGCCCGGGAGATTGGGTGGGGGAAGAAAGAGGTGTCCAAGGATCCCAATAAATCAATCGGAAAAGGATTCGCCTGTTTCTGGAAGGCGCCGGCGATGCCTCCCAACGCGGCCTCTGCGGCTTTTATTAAATTCAATGAAGATGGGAGCGTGAACATCAGCGTATCCGGGATGGAAATCGGCCAGGGCTATCTGACAGTAATGGCGCAGATCGCGGCTGAGGTCCTCACCGTGCCTCCTTCAAAAATCCGGGTTGAGCCCCCCGACACCGATCGCAACGCTTATGAGTGGCAGACCGTCGGTTCCCACGTCACCTGGGGTTGCGGCAATGCCGTGAAGGCCGCTGCAATCGACATGCGAGTGAAGATGTTCGAGGTGGTGAATCGGGTGCATGGCTTCGCCAAAGACGACCTCTACCTCGAGGATGAGAAGGTCCGGTGCCGGACTCATCCGGAGTTTGCACTCTCATTCAAAGATTTCGTCATCAGCGGAATCCAGACGCCGAAAGGAAACTTCATCGGAGGCCCCATTCTCGGCAGCGGTATCTTCATGCCCGAATTCACATCGGCTCTAAGCGATCCGGAAACAAGCCAAGGTGGCCATCCCAACGTCCATTACACCGTCGGCGCCGCGGCGGTGACTCTCGAAGTCGACAAAGAAACAGGCAAGATGAAGGTTCTGAAGGCGACACTTGCGGTTGACGCCGGCAAAGCTGTAAATCCAGACCTTGTCAACAGCCAAATCATGGGTGGGATGGTTCAAGGAATAGCGACGGTCCTTTACGAGGACATGCGATACGATCTAAAAGGCAAGCTCCTGAACGCCAACTTTACCGACTACAAGATTCCAACCTCAATGGACATCCCGCAGGAGGTCATTCCTATTATCGTTGAGGTCCCGCAGCCTGATGGCCCCTATGGAGCGAGAGGCGTGGGCGAGCATACGATGATTCCCGCAGCAGCAATGGTGGCCAATGCGGTCGAAGATGCCGTCGGGCTGAGACTCAAGGCCCTGCCCATCACGGCCGAGAGATTGGCTTTGGCGCTGGCCGGAATACCGTTCGAGGATGTCAAAGGCGCGTACATGGGATTCTGCTTTGCCGGCAAGGCCGACGCCTATAAGTTTCTCACTGGAGGGAAGAAACAGAAATAA